The following DNA comes from Ornithobacterium rhinotracheale DSM 15997.
TATCTGTAACTACTTCGTGAAGGCCAGGTGCAGATGCTCAAATTCATGTAAGGGGTGTAAACTCTTTGATTGGGAATACTGATCCAATTTGGATCGTGGATGGAATGCCGCTCCAAGGGGAGGTTCCTAATTTAAATTCGTTGGGAGGGAGTTTAGACCCATCTTTATTTCAATCAGGAATAGGGAATCTGTCGCCCGATGATATAGAAAGCATTACTGTATTGAAGGATGCGGCTGCAAGTGCAATTTATGGAGCTCGTGCTGCAAATGGGGTAATCGTAATTAAGACCAAGTCTGGGAAAGCTGGCAAGGCTAAGTATAATGTATCTGCAACTTTTGGTATAAATGAAAGGCCTAAAAGTAATTTAAATATGATGAATTCATTAGAAAAAATTCAATTTGAAAAAGAGGTTTATAACGATTTAGAGGTTTCAACATATGGTAGAGTAACCTCTCTTTTGAGGGAGCTTTCCAGAGGGCTGATTTCTCAGCAAGCATTTGATGCAGAGTTGGATAGATTGGGAAGTATTAATACAGATTGGTTTAAAGAATTATATAGAAACAGTTATTCAATGCAGTTAAATGCAAATATGTCTGGTGGCACGGAAAAGACTCAATTTTATAATTCAGTGAACTATTTGAAAGAGAATGGGATAGAGTATAATAATGATTATAAAAGATTAAGATTGCGCTCAAGGATTGATCATAAAATTAATGATAAAATATCAATGCAATTAGATTTGTCTGGTACCTATAGAAATAATGTTAGTACAGCTTCAGCTATAAATCCATTGACTTATGCCATCTATGCAAATCCGTATGAATTGCCAAATGAATATGATTTAAGTTGGTCTATGACTCAAAGTAGAATAAGAAGTGGGTTGAGATGGTCTACACTAAATGTTAAAAATGAAATAGAAAGAAATCAATCAAATAGTAGATATCTAGAGGGTGCCGTTAGAGCAAAGTTAGAGTGGAAGCCAATAAAAGGACTGTCTATAGCTTCGCAAGGCATAGCAAGTGCAAGAAGTAATAATACTAATAGGACAGAGGGAGAGGGAACTTATACAAACTTTGTGAATAATTGGTACAATTTTGCGGTTTCGGAGATTCTGCCAGAGCAAGTAAAAGGCTCTCTAAACGAAGGGACTTCTTATGGAAATAGTTATACGCTTAGAAACACCATTGAATATGGATTGAATATTAATCAAAAACATTATTTAGACTTATTTGCCGGACAAGAAATTTCACACTCTATTACCAATACATCGTTTAATTATTCTCCAATTTTTGATCAATTACATAGAATAATTGGGTTCCCAGCTTTGCCAGAGGGAATAGATGTGAGAACAATCCCATTTAGTAGCCTAGGGAATACAGGTAGATTTGAATCTAAATTAGTTTCTTTTTTCTTTAACGGAACCTATTCTTATATGGATAAGTATGTGTTAAGTGGCTCTGTGAGATACGATGGATCAGATGTTATTGGAAATGATAATCAATTTACACCACTATGGAATGTCTCAGGGAAATGGAATGTTTCTAAAGAGAATTTTTTTGAATCAGAGATTATAAATGATTTGTCTTTGAGAGCAGGTTTTGGCTATACTGGAAGTATAGATAAAAACGCATTTCCGTTTGTTTTGATGAAATTTGAAAATAGATATGATTATGATAATATAATTATTCCAACCTCGTTTGTGTATGCAAATCCCAATGTTAAATGGCAAACGAAAAAAGATTTCAACATAGGGGTAGAATCATCTTGGTTAAATAGAAGATTAATTTTTGGACTGAATTACTATAATAATTTTGTATACGATTTATTGGATAGAAAAGCCCTGGCACTTTCTTCTGGGCGAGAGGACGTAGTTCAAAATGTTGCTAATTTGAGAAACAAAGGTTGGGAGTTTGATCTAGAGGCTAAAGTTATAAAAACAAGAGATTTATCGTGGATATTAAGAGGAAACCTTTCTCTAAATAAAAACATAGTTACAGAAACATTTTATGAAAATCTAGCATCTTTACCTATTATAAGCTCAGGTAGTGGTAATCGTAATTTTGTGAAAGATTATCCAGTTCAAGGATGGTTCGGTTATCGATTTGCTGGAGTAGATCCAGAGAATGGGCATACATTAGTTTATGATGGTAATGGAGATGTTTTTGATATGGATAGACTTAGTAATGTAACTTTAGGATTAAAGGCACCTACGCCTCAGTTTTTGGGAGATTTTGTTCCTCCAGTTGTAGGCGGATTTTCTACAAGTCTTAATTGGAGAGAGTGGTCTCTTAATATGAATTTTGAATTTAAAATGGGACATTACATTCGTTCGTTTGAAGGCTTTAGTTCAATTTCATCAAGAAATCGACATATTAGTGATAAATCAAGATGGAGAGCTCCAGGAGACAAAGCTTTGAAGCCAGAAATTTCATATAACAATGTGGCTTATAGAGAATACATGTACGATTCTATGCTAGAAAAAGGAGATTATTTAAGAAATACATTTACATCATTTGGTTACAATTTGCCACAAAATTGGCTTAAAAATATGCAGATAGACAATGCTAGAATAAGCATCGGAGCCAACAATCTATTTACTATTACTAAATATAAAGGAATAGACCCAGCCCTCATGGGAAGTTTAGGGTACCCAAATACAAGAAGCTACAATTTAATGATTAATATAGGTTTTTAATACTGTGAAAATGAAAAAAATTATAATAGCAATATTGGCTTTATTTACAATTTATTCTTGCCAAGATTACTTAAATGTAAAGCCAGAAAATGTAATGACAGTTAGTTCTTACCAAGATGTCAAGTCTCTTTTAGGAGGACACCTAAAGTCTTTTCAAGATGGCGATACGAGACAAGCCTTGAGTAATGTCCCAATTTTCTTTAGCGACAATAAGGATTATTTAATTACGCACTTTTATAGCGATGATTATGATCTTGAAAAATATTTGGATAATTACATGGGGAGAAACAATAGAGGGGATTTTCAAAAATCTCAAGATTGGAAACACCCAGATATTAATGAGCAAATATGGAAAACGGGATTTAAATCAATTGGATTCTACAATATGGTTTTGTTCGAGTTGGATAAAGTAAAGGCTTCTGAAGATGAAAGAAATATTATAAAAGGTGAAGTTAAGACATTAAGAGCTTGGAACTTCTTTAGATTACTCCAATTTTTTTCGCCTTACCACAATAATAGTCTTGGTCTACCATTGAATACAAACCCAGACAAAGTTGGAGATTACGATAAATCAAGAAAATCACAGGTGGAAAATTACGACTTTATTATAAATGAACTAGAAGAAGTTTTAAATTATAAAACAAAACCTAAACAGGGATATAATATATTTTATGATAAGAAAATTGTCCACGCTCTTTTAGCCCAAGTGTATTTGTATAAAGGAGACTCGGGGGCAAAGGCAGCAACAGACTATGAGAAAGCAATTGCCCATGCTCAAAAAGCGATGGAAGGGCGTCTTAGCTTAGAAGAAATTTCAAGAAATCCGACGGAAAATGAAAGCTATGGTATTAATAAAGAAAAGACATATTCTTTATTATCGTTTATGTACAACGATACAAATAGAATTTTTAATCTTGTAGGGATGCCAGCTTGGGGTATGTTTCAATATGCCTCAGATGAATTATTTAGCTTATTTGATGAAAACGATAAAAGAACTGATTTATATTTCAATAAGGATAAAGGTATTTTGAAGTTTGAGTCAGAGTTTCAATACTCGTATTGTAAGTGGGATTTCTTTACTGCGAGCGAAATGCAATTGATTATAGCTGAAAGTTATGCCCGAAAAGGTGATGAAGAGAATGCTAAAAGAGCATTAAAAGTCTTTACAGATTCAAGGTATAATAAATACCTTTCCAAAGAAAATTTATCAACATTGGATAAAATTTTGATTGAACGCAGAAAAGAATTTTGCTTTGATTACTGCATGAGATGGATTGATTTGACTCGATTGCAAAAAGGCTTTAAACATAAATCTGTAGGCAAGAAAAAAGACCAAAAAGAATTTTTTGAATTATCAAATGGGGATTTCAGATTTTGTATGCCAATTCCGAAATCAGGTGAGTTGCAAAATAATAAAATAGAACAAAACCCTGGCTGGGGTAACTTTTAAAATATAGTAAAAATGAAATTTTTAAAATTTTTTGTACTGAGTATAATAGCATTGCTTATGCTCAATTCTTGTAACAAAGATGAAACTGAATATTCGATTGGTTTTATCGGATTCGATAAAATAGCAAAAATCGAGCTATCTCCTAATAGTCCTCAATTAATTGCAGATGGAGTGGCTGAGCTAAAATTTAAGGTAAAATGTTATTATCTGATAAAAGATACAGTACTTGTGCCTATGCTAGCAGATAGAGTTCCTCTAGACAAAATAGAAATAAAATCATCTGACGGGCAAAAAATAAAGTTGTCTGAGGCTTATACAACAAAATCCAAAGCAGATTCAATAGCCTTTACCTGTACAGTGGGAGATAAAACATCAAATGAGGTGAAAGTAGCATTGACAGAACCCGTTGTGAACAATGATGAAGAGATAGTTGTGCCAATTATTTTTCATGCATTATATACTGAGGAAACAAAAAACAACACCAAAAATTTAAATAAAGAATTTCTTCAAGATATTGTGAATAAAACCAACAAAGTTTTTGCTAATGAAGTGAATAAATCCCCTAGTAGTTTCAATTCAGGAATTAAATTTAAGGTGCATAAATTAGAATTTGTAAAAGTAGATGCAGAAATAATGAGCAGTCAATTTGATTTGTATAACTACATTTCAGAGAATTTAATCGAGGAGCCTGAAAAATATTTAAATGTTTGGATACTAAATACTCAGATGTGGAAGTTAGGAGATGATGCATGTGTTCCTGCGTTCACATTCGGAGATCCATCAAAAATTAAAGGACTTGATTTGGAGGTTGTTAAAAGTATAGATGAAATTAAAAAAATAAAACCAGAATATGTCGGTTTTGCTCTAACATATGGAGGCATTTATCAGATGAAAGAGGGGTATGGCGGTAAATCTTTCTCCTACAGCATAGGAAAGTATTACGGGCTTTTACCAACAGGACATTATAATGAGGATAATCCTCCGATGGAGAACAATGACTTGGATTATTGTCCCGATACCTATTCTTATGTTAAAAAAGAGATGACTTTGCAGAAAAAAACATTTCCTATAAATGGAGATAAAAATAAAATATATTATTACGATTCGTTTAATATAATGGATGAAATATCATCCTCGAAAACAATAAGCAAAGACCAAATCTTTAGAATAAAACAGGTGATGAAAGACTGTCCATTTAGGCAAATGAAATTGTAAATAGAACTAAATTCCGTAAATTATTTTACGGAATTTTTTATTTAAATATGAAATTAAAACACGATTGATAATTATCATGATTTAAAAAACTAATTTTTCAATTTAAAATTTCGTATCTTAGTCCACCAAAATTTTAAACAAAATAACACATGAAAAAATTTATATTGCTCCTTGCTAGCGCGATGACCTTTGCACAAAATGCCAAACCAATGCCTACCATTTTATTTACCAATAAAGATAAAAATTTAAATGGAGGTTGCTACAGAATCCCTTCGCTCATCACAGCACAAGACGGAACTTTGATTGCTGTAGCCGATCAGCGTTTGAATGGTTGTGGAGATTTGAAATACAACGACGACATCAACATCGTGGCGCGTCGTAGCACCGATGGCGGTAAAACTTGGAGTGATATAGAAAGCATTGTGGATTTCCCGAAAGGAGAATCAGCATCAGATGCATCTATGGTTTTGAATAAAAAAACAGGAGATATTATCTTGTTTTACAATTATATGGATTTGAAAAATGAAAAAGACATTTTTAAACAACATTATGTAATCAGCCACGACAATGGCAAAACTTGGAGCAAGTCCTACGATATTACAAGACAAATCGCTCCAGAAAATTCATACAAAGACTTTAAATTCATCACTTCGGGGCGTGCTACCCAAGCACCCGACGGAACGATTTACCAAACTTTGGTAGACCTTCAAAAGAAAGGAGTTTTTATATTTTATTCTAAAAACAATGGCGTTTCATGGAATTTATTAACAGGTTCGGTACAGCCCGCAGATGAAACCAATATTGTTGCCCTGCCAAACGGAAACATTTTGCTAAATGCGCGTGTGGCAGGATTAGGAAGTCGAAAAATCTATGAATTTGCGCCAAATGGCAAATTGTTGAGAGACGAGGTAGTAAAAGCCTTGCCAGATCCTGCTTGTAACGGAGCCATTTTGGACTATCAAGTAGGAAAACAAAATTTACTGTTTTTCTCAAATGCAAACGACAGCAAGAAACGTAAAAATATGACCATAAAATACAGCACAGACAATGGTAATACATGGAGCCAAGGAAAAGTGCTAAATCCAGGATTTTCAGCATATTCATCTTTAGCTCAGTTGGATAACAATGATTTAGGAATTTTATACGAGGTTAATGACTACGGCGACATCGCTTTTAGCTATTTGCCGATAGATTGGGTTTTGTCTCAAAGTGTAAAATAAACCAAAAATTCCCGCTTTTTGTTTTAAGTCAAAAAAATTATCTTTGCACAGCTGAAAAAATCCGAAAAATAAAAGAATGAAATTTCATAAAACGCTCGTTTTATTAATTAGCCTTGCATGCGTGGTGTCATGCCAAAAAAAAGAAAACAAAATACAAACGCCAACTTTAAGTTTAGATTCTTTAAAAATCAATATTCCAGTGATAAATGTTGATGTGGAGCCAGAAGATGAAGGCAGGGAGCAACCTGAGTGGGCTAAAAATGCAGTGATTTATGAAGTAAATGTTCGTCAATTTTCTAAAGAAGGAACGCTAAAAGCCGTAACACAACAGCTAAATCGCATCAAAGATTTGGGGGCAGATGTAGTATGGCTCATGCCGATTTATCCCATTGGGAAAAAGGGGCGAAAAGGCGAGTTGGGAAGCTATTACGCCATTAGAGATTACAAGAAAATCAATCCCGCTTTTGGGAAAGAAGAAGATTTAAAAGTCTTGGTAGACAGTGCACATGCTTTGGGCATGAAAGTTTTGCTCGATTGGGTGGCAAATCATACATCGCCAGACCATTTTTGGGTAAAAGCAAACAAAGATTTTTATGTGCTCGATAGTGCAGGGAAAAAACCAATAAAGCCACTCGGAACAGATTGGGACGATGTAATTCAACTTAATTATAGCAATCCGCAAATGCAGGATTCTATGATAAGTGCCATGCAATATTGGGTGAAAAACTTTGATATAGATGGCTACCGCTGTGATGTGGCAGAAATGGTGCCAATGAGCTTCTGGAACCGAGCTCGCACCGAGCTAGATAGCATAAAAAATGTATTTATGCTTGCCGAGGGCGAAAAGCCTGAGCTTTACGAAGCCTTTAATGCAACTTATGCCTTTGCGTTTAAGGATACGATTTTGGATATTGCGCGTGGTAAAAAAGACTTCAACGCTGTGTATGAATATTTTAAAAATACGATTGAAAAATCTAAACCAAATGATTTGAAATTGTATTTTACCACCAATCACGACGAAAACTCATGGAACTATACCGAGCAAGAAATGTTTGGCGAAAACTATAAGAATTTTACAATTTTAACGTATGCTATGGCGGGTATTCCGCTCATTTACAATGGGCAAGAAGCGGGGCTAGACAAGCGATTGGATTTCTTTAATAAAGATGTAATCCGCTGGGGAAATTACCGAAACTATGCATTTTTTCATCAAATCAATACACTGCATAATCAAAACCCCGTGATGTGGAACAATGGGAAACCTGCAAGCTTTGAAGTAATTAAAGCCGATAGCAATACATTCCAATTCATTCGCTCCAAAGACCGACAAGTCTTGGCATTTTTGCAAAACTATTCGGATAAGCCACAATTTGTAGCGAAATTAAGCCTAAACGGATTGAATACTAAAATCAATTTGCTTAACAATCAGCCCATTCCAGAGGACAATCGTGGAATAGAAATTCCACCGCACCAGACCATCATCATCGGTCAAGAAAATTAGTATAAAAGCCTAATTTCCTTATGTGCAAAAGCTTGAATGGGCTTGTTTTCTAGCTCAATCAAAGCTTTGCCTTCGGGCGTAATGCCTCGCAAGATTCCGTTTTGCAAAATACCATTATGCTCAT
Coding sequences within:
- a CDS encoding SusC/RagA family TonB-linked outer membrane protein; the encoded protein is MIGNTDPIWIVDGMPLQGEVPNLNSLGGSLDPSLFQSGIGNLSPDDIESITVLKDAAASAIYGARAANGVIVIKTKSGKAGKAKYNVSATFGINERPKSNLNMMNSLEKIQFEKEVYNDLEVSTYGRVTSLLRELSRGLISQQAFDAELDRLGSINTDWFKELYRNSYSMQLNANMSGGTEKTQFYNSVNYLKENGIEYNNDYKRLRLRSRIDHKINDKISMQLDLSGTYRNNVSTASAINPLTYAIYANPYELPNEYDLSWSMTQSRIRSGLRWSTLNVKNEIERNQSNSRYLEGAVRAKLEWKPIKGLSIASQGIASARSNNTNRTEGEGTYTNFVNNWYNFAVSEILPEQVKGSLNEGTSYGNSYTLRNTIEYGLNINQKHYLDLFAGQEISHSITNTSFNYSPIFDQLHRIIGFPALPEGIDVRTIPFSSLGNTGRFESKLVSFFFNGTYSYMDKYVLSGSVRYDGSDVIGNDNQFTPLWNVSGKWNVSKENFFESEIINDLSLRAGFGYTGSIDKNAFPFVLMKFENRYDYDNIIIPTSFVYANPNVKWQTKKDFNIGVESSWLNRRLIFGLNYYNNFVYDLLDRKALALSSGREDVVQNVANLRNKGWEFDLEAKVIKTRDLSWILRGNLSLNKNIVTETFYENLASLPIISSGSGNRNFVKDYPVQGWFGYRFAGVDPENGHTLVYDGNGDVFDMDRLSNVTLGLKAPTPQFLGDFVPPVVGGFSTSLNWREWSLNMNFEFKMGHYIRSFEGFSSISSRNRHISDKSRWRAPGDKALKPEISYNNVAYREYMYDSMLEKGDYLRNTFTSFGYNLPQNWLKNMQIDNARISIGANNLFTITKYKGIDPALMGSLGYPNTRSYNLMINIGF
- a CDS encoding RagB/SusD family nutrient uptake outer membrane protein, whose translation is MKKIIIAILALFTIYSCQDYLNVKPENVMTVSSYQDVKSLLGGHLKSFQDGDTRQALSNVPIFFSDNKDYLITHFYSDDYDLEKYLDNYMGRNNRGDFQKSQDWKHPDINEQIWKTGFKSIGFYNMVLFELDKVKASEDERNIIKGEVKTLRAWNFFRLLQFFSPYHNNSLGLPLNTNPDKVGDYDKSRKSQVENYDFIINELEEVLNYKTKPKQGYNIFYDKKIVHALLAQVYLYKGDSGAKAATDYEKAIAHAQKAMEGRLSLEEISRNPTENESYGINKEKTYSLLSFMYNDTNRIFNLVGMPAWGMFQYASDELFSLFDENDKRTDLYFNKDKGILKFESEFQYSYCKWDFFTASEMQLIIAESYARKGDEENAKRALKVFTDSRYNKYLSKENLSTLDKILIERRKEFCFDYCMRWIDLTRLQKGFKHKSVGKKKDQKEFFELSNGDFRFCMPIPKSGELQNNKIEQNPGWGNF
- a CDS encoding alpha-amylase family glycosyl hydrolase produces the protein MKFHKTLVLLISLACVVSCQKKENKIQTPTLSLDSLKINIPVINVDVEPEDEGREQPEWAKNAVIYEVNVRQFSKEGTLKAVTQQLNRIKDLGADVVWLMPIYPIGKKGRKGELGSYYAIRDYKKINPAFGKEEDLKVLVDSAHALGMKVLLDWVANHTSPDHFWVKANKDFYVLDSAGKKPIKPLGTDWDDVIQLNYSNPQMQDSMISAMQYWVKNFDIDGYRCDVAEMVPMSFWNRARTELDSIKNVFMLAEGEKPELYEAFNATYAFAFKDTILDIARGKKDFNAVYEYFKNTIEKSKPNDLKLYFTTNHDENSWNYTEQEMFGENYKNFTILTYAMAGIPLIYNGQEAGLDKRLDFFNKDVIRWGNYRNYAFFHQINTLHNQNPVMWNNGKPASFEVIKADSNTFQFIRSKDRQVLAFLQNYSDKPQFVAKLSLNGLNTKINLLNNQPIPEDNRGIEIPPHQTIIIGQEN
- a CDS encoding sialidase family protein; the encoded protein is MKKFILLLASAMTFAQNAKPMPTILFTNKDKNLNGGCYRIPSLITAQDGTLIAVADQRLNGCGDLKYNDDINIVARRSTDGGKTWSDIESIVDFPKGESASDASMVLNKKTGDIILFYNYMDLKNEKDIFKQHYVISHDNGKTWSKSYDITRQIAPENSYKDFKFITSGRATQAPDGTIYQTLVDLQKKGVFIFYSKNNGVSWNLLTGSVQPADETNIVALPNGNILLNARVAGLGSRKIYEFAPNGKLLRDEVVKALPDPACNGAILDYQVGKQNLLFFSNANDSKKRKNMTIKYSTDNGNTWSQGKVLNPGFSAYSSLAQLDNNDLGILYEVNDYGDIAFSYLPIDWVLSQSVK